Below is a window of Heteronotia binoei isolate CCM8104 ecotype False Entrance Well chromosome 14, APGP_CSIRO_Hbin_v1, whole genome shotgun sequence DNA.
ATCCTTATTGTTTCTCTGATCCTCCTCATGCCCATGTCCTGCCCTGAgatgcatactgatgacacctgTCTCCTTTAAGTCTCCATTAGACCCAactaggcttgtcaatccccaggtcccagtgggggttctcccattttcccaggctcctttggcccccagtcagttggccggtggggggcgggggaagtgcctcccccacagccaccatgtgactttccacctccggaggcttcagtctccgatcaaaggcttcctcttgggatggtgtgtctgtgttactttgaagaagttggcagcaactcatgagtagagataccaatccctcacttcaagaagaagaagaagactgtagatttataccccgcccttctctctgaatcagagtctcagagcggcttataatctcctccccacacaacagacaccctgtgaggtgggtggggctgagagggctctctcccagcagctgcccttttaaggacaacctctgccagagctatggctgacccaaggccattccagcagctgcaagtggaggagtgaggaatcaaacccggttctcccagataagagtctgcacacttcaccactacaccaaactggctctcagagtcaccagaaatgggggtggggggagggaaatgtctgctgggcattattccctgtgtggagatcgaaAACagtggggggactgttttttgaggtaaaggcaccaaatgttcagtatagcatctagtgcctctccccaaaatactgggGACAgactttcaaaatgattggagtagggggtccaattctatgagccccaaatgaaggtgcccctattcctatggaaggcaggcattaaaaaggtgtgctgtcccttcaaatgtgatggccagaactcccttggagttcaattatgcttgtcacacccttgttcctggctccgcccccaatgtcttctggctccactcccaaagttcccagatattttttgaactggacttggcaaccctagacccatccttcttccctttctttcttgctgcttcttgtctagggatgccaatccccaggtgggcacaATAAACAAAACTGTGCACAAGTAAATGTAAACAAACTCTGTTTCTTCAAACAAAATACAAAGGTACCCCGTGAACAATTAAATTCATAAGGGGTAGATTCTATGCCAATTGTTCATAAATAGTCCATAAATTCATGTGGCAACCAATTTCCTTCTGAGTAGTAGGTGCAGGGGATCCCTGAGTTTGGAGgctcttcccctgcttcaggatcatcaaagAGCGGGGCGGGGTGGGGAGTTAAATATCTGCAgcacacttcattattccctatggagacctattcccatagggtaaaatggagaattgatctgtgggtatctggggctgaggggggggggggctgttttttgaactagaggcaccaaatttgcagcatagtatccagtgcctctcctcaaaatatcttccaagcatcaaaagaattggaccagggggtcgaattctatgagccccccaaaaggtgccctattcttcattatttccaatggagggaaggcaaaacttcctttggagttcaaccatggtcctggctccacctccaaccacagccttggtcctggctccaccccctggctccacctccaaagtccccagatatttcctgaattggacctggctacCCTATTCTTGGCCTTTGCAAAATTCTGCCAAAGGAGGGCAGCAATCCACAATGGCAGCTGCATTTCTTGGGTGGAAAAAAGACTGGCTTTTGCTTGAGCACCTGTAGCATGAAATGCAGAGCACCACACAGGGTGTGTTATTTCTCAGGTTAATTTGCAATGTTATTTGGCCATCATTTTTACCAGAGTAATGTGTTCACACTTAGAGATAAGAAGCCAGCCAAAAGCACATCCTTAAATCTCAGCCCTTTAGCTTTGTCTGGATTGTACCTGTGGTTTACAATCTAAGATCACTGCCCTATGCTGTCTGGAATCCTGAAGTGCAAGCAGCCTCTATGTGCTTCAGGGAAGAGCAGCTAGGATGGATCTGTACACCAGCTGTGTAGGAGTACAAACAGACTAAAATAACTCAACACCCACTCCTGTGGCTAAGTGGCATATGCGGGGGTAGTGCAATCAGATATTAAATAATGTCCATTCCTTAATATTGTCAATATAAATCATTGGAATTAATAATATCAGGTAGGGttgttaatccccaggtgggggcaggggatcccccagtttggagtccctcctcctgcttcagggtcatcagaaggtgtgggggggagggaaatgtctgctgggcactcattattccctatggagaccgattcccatagggaataatggataattgatctgcgggtatctggggctctgcaggagCTATtgtttgagctagaggcaccaaatttgcagtatagcatccaatggctctcctcaaaagacctcccaagtttcaaaacgtttggacgagggagtccaattctatgagcccccaaattaggtgcccctatccattatctctaatggaaggaaggcatttaaaaggtgtacggtccctttaaatgtgatggccagaactccctttggagttcaattgtgcttgtcacaacctcgctcctggctccacccccaaagtctcctgactccatacCCAAAGTCTCCtcgctgcacccccaaagtccccaaatatatcttgaattggacttggcaacccttataTCAGGTAACAATGGAAACATTTGGATCCGGCTGTTACAGCTGTTCCCCCATAAAGTCCACTCCCAGCTGTGGaaagccagctgtggtgtagtggttaagagtggtggaaaTCTGGACaaacccgggtttgattctccaatcCTCCTTATGCAGTCTGCCaagtgacctggggccagtcacagttctctcagccccaccttcctcacagggtgtctgttgtggggagaggaagggaagttgattgtaagccactccaatattgcattcacactacactaaataatacattttacatccggatttttactgtgtaagaatagcaaaaatctgtatgtaaaacacattttttagtttagtgtgaatgcaccacaaGGCTCCTTCacgtagtgaagagcagggtataaaaccctcctcctctttccttgagCAGTCCCTTATGCTTGGAACTCTTTCCCAGGGTGCTTTTGTGATTCCATTTTACCCTTTTCCTCTTTCTTGGCAAAGGCTGAACAGAAAGTGTTCTTTTAGACATATGCTGCTGCTATTACATTCAAACATTGCTTTTctccagttaaaaactcaagGCTACTAATGACAATATCTACAAATGCATAATAAAACATCAACTGAAACTCCACAATTAACACCACTAAAGCACATTTGATAACTAGAATGGTGGGGGACAGTGCTTccaagtcacatctgacttatggcaaccaagggctttcaaggcaggagatgaacagagatggctTGCTGTTTTCTGCCTCTGCGTattagccctggacttccttggtggtttcccatccaagtacaaaccagggacAGCTCTGCTTAGCTACTGGAATCGGATGAGATCAAGCTAACCTGAGTCAACTAGTTCAGGTTGATGACTAGATTACTTATCTGTAAACCCTTCTGAATTATTTTGCGATAAACAGAATTCCTGAATCGTGACAACATGGGAGTGTTCCCAACAGATTCAGATTTGCCCTAAAGAAGTGTGAACATGTGCAGTGGTAGCTTTCACCTGTCTCTACTAGGGCTAAACTTGGATATGCCAAAGTCCTAAAGAATATCAAGTTTTAGAGGCCCTGCAACATTACCAGAAATGGTAATAGATTTTGTATTTCAAGGCTATTCATAATCTGAGGTTCtaaatccccaacctttttgagactgtgggcacctttggaattttgagagaggTTAGGAAGCACCACCCACCCCAAAATGGTTGccgcagaaggtggagccaaatGAAACCTGGCTGCCACATGAGGTTGAACCAAATGGAACACCTCCCTCTTTACACCTCCCTCTTTACACCTCCTGGGAATCATGAAAGCCTGAATGGAACCACACATAGATTAAGGAACACCACTTACCATTTTTCCTGATCTTCCAATGAAAAACCCTCTCATTTGAATAAGGTAACCAATAACAAGGCATGCCTTACAgggcccctcccactttctggaaAGCTCAGCAGGTGCCAGGGGAAGTATTGGTGGGTGCCTTGGTGCCCATGGAAGCCATATTGGAGAGTCATGCTGTAAAGTATAGTGTATTTAGCTTGTGTATTTAGCTCTGGTCTCTGTAAAGGAGTAGCAATAAACAGCTGGTCTGATGAAAGTTGCCAGATGAGGCTCATATGGGTTAAATAATACTATGTAAGTCCCGGGACCTGAAGGGCTTTATTACTTTTAATAAAGTAAGGATTTACATGGGATTATTCACCCCTTACTTAAGAGTGgaactctttctccctttctccccaccTCTCTCTGTTACATTCTTAAGTATTTTTATTCTAAGCTGTTCAGGGCAGGATCCTGTTGTTTGGGCTTATGCAATGTGAAACAACATTTACATTGAGTTACCAGAATTGCTTCTTCAAAATCCTCACCTCTTTAAGGTATTTTCTGATATGTTTGTAACATGACTGAGGGGCCATAATTTCTACTGTGCTCACAAGGAGAGCTGACTataaccttcccccccacccccaaggtaaGGTGATCAGATAGATAACATAACATACAATGAAAGGAAACGTTCATAAACCCGAGGGCAAGCATTTACATCTGTCAGGATACTCTTCTACCAACCTGAAAGTCACCATTCTTCAGCAAACAAACGTCAAAGAGAAGCTTCATCAAATCGTTTTGGAATTAGAATTCATCAGTAAAGTGGATAACTGCATAAGATATTGTGCCTTTTGAAACTGATGCATGTTGAGGGAAGCTGGCGTGGAAATGTTAGCCTGACTCCACACCAATATGCAATAATTTGCTTGTGGGTAAAGAGTCTACACCTGCAGGAAAATGCATCTACATAcatattttgaacatatgaacatatgaagctgccttatactgaatcagacctttggtccatcaaagtcagtattgtcttctcagactggcagcggctctccagggtttcaagctgaggtttttcacacctatttgcctggacccttttttggagatgccagagattgaacctgggactttctgcttcccaagcagatgctctgccactgagccaccgtccctccctgcatAGACTCACTCCATGATTGGGAACATTTGAAAAATGCTGTGTCCATGATCACAGAGAGGGAAGCCATCCATGTAGACCTCCAGTGATCCCATGTTGATGTGTGATTGTGTCTACACCCCTTttacaagggttgccaactccagcctgggaaattcctgaagattaagAGAATAATGCCTGGAGAGGGAGCACAGAATCCAATCTccaagtctgctgtttcctccaggggaacagaccCCATGTAGTCTGAAGATTAActgcagttctgggagaactccagggtcCATCTGAATGCTGGCAACCCAACCTTGGATATTTGTTGATTCCAGTGTATAGATTTCTATGTAGAGGGCCAATGTCACTTAAGGGGTTCTCAGCCATACAGGGTTAAATTTCTTAACTAGTTAACTCCTGATCACAGACTACTGCTAGTACAAATGGTACCTACCTTGTATATTTCCTGAGATCAAGTCCCCAGCCTAGGCTTGTCATTTGTCTGCCCTCAGAGGGAAAAATCCCATCTTTGGATCCAATCCACCACCTTCGAGGAATGAAggcacagaagaaaaaaaaatggccttCTAATAGCCTCCTTAGTGATGCTGGGGGAATTTCCCCATATCTCTATGGTCCGGACAGAGATTAGGcagaattcctagagtgtcctttTGAGGTGGGTCGGGTTGGGTCAGGTTCCCCAGATCTGACTTGCATTCCCTGCAACCATGTAACAGCTGCAGAGAATGTCATTTTAAATGTCTATGAGGCCCCAATTTGTCTAGAGAGTCATGGAGTGGGGGGAAAACCTTAGCTGCTATTTTTCCAAACCAAATCAGCCCTGGAGGGGAGCAATTTGACCCATTTTGGAGCTATATGAATACAGAATACCACATGTATtaaagcaggggtgccaaactaatttgggatttggcaatgcaattttaaaaataaaacttcaagaaaaagcacaaggatcacagcagaaactaaaaatataaactaaaaatttaaaatgctctgagcctaggaaaacatgaaatggctgggcatttgaAGCTGCTTCCCCCACACACCTCCATCTATTCaggttggcaatggctctccagtgtaatatccccctttggctgtgggttcccaggttagactaCTCACTAGGTACCAGTTCTcatgtccattcagcagagacaaactggctctaagcatcagccctttatttgcagGGAACTTCAACTAGCCATAAATGCTACAAAAGTGAAACTGCTTGgtctccattccattccattgaaatacattgtagcacagacaaagttacaaggaaaacatggaattaaggtccctgggcccagatagaccagGCTattgggtgcagagaccttaatggaaaacccattctgcattttttttgctgttgtgcaagcccagaattgcttccagctgaagcaggcaaagacaaggcagaaggagctgggaatgttgttGGCAGCTTTGCAGCGTCAAAGTGTGAGGATAGgcaggggaggagtgggaaaaaAATTGTCACatgcctgattgaagccctgggcaggctgggtGTGGTCTGTGGGCTGGGAGTTCGACAGCCCTGTATTAAAGTCTTGTGTAGCCTGGCCCTTAGTGGGGTAGAATTTTGGAGTTCTTATGGGTCAGAGTCAAAGGTGGGATGAATCTGGGCAGGCTACAGGCAGAGCCAAGCTAAAGAGAGAGCCCTACAGGATTTTCAACCTCAGCTACCGAAAGGGCTGACCACAGCCTCAAGCTCAGGTTAACCAGCTGAATCATCAGCTTGGATCCAGGGTAGgttttccacagtggaacagaacttccttgcctccccctccccactgcagcccactgatctctgCAAAATGTTGCTCCTGAGGGAGAGGCACCCCCCCACCTCCTGGAACGACATGAGACATTCCTGTAGCAGGAAGGGGGGATTTGGTGGGAAGTGCCAATTTAGTTTGGATCCAGCCCCttcattctgcatcacagctgggaTATGGTCCCATGCCCACATTCCTTAAGACAAAAATACCACCTGGAACATGGCTGGGAGTCTTGCGTGGGGGCAAATAACTGTTTGCAaccattaaaaataataaaaaaaccctgatggGCAGGAAGCTGCATCTAAATTTATTTGCTACTTTAAAGGCGACATTTGATATTCCCCGAGACTACATAGATTAAACTAAAGATTTATGTTAATGCCAAGGATTAAAAGAATTTTAATAGTGTGCATAAAGATGTAAATGTGCTGTGTTTTCGTTTTTTCCTGCAGACGAATGTGCCATAAGGGAGCTTTAGATGGAAGAGAATGTATTCATATCCGGTGAATTGTAACATCTGGCTTAATTTTGCACTCATGTGTTCATTAAATATTAGTTGCTTTCAATTGGTGCATCCTTGAAATCACACTTTACTACGGAAAGATTCCCCCCCTTCAGTATTCCCAGAAGGCAACTGGAAACAGTTCCATAAAATAGCATTTTACTAACCATATTTCTACAGAATCCTGATTGTCTGACTTACTGGGGAGAATATCATGGAGAACTTCacatacgcccccccccccattcctttcATCATTGAGCAACGGAAACATCCACTAACATCATATTGAAAAATTCTGTGCTTTATTAGGGGCCCTGCCAATAGATGTATAAATATACCCAATGTAGAAATCATAGTCAGAATTATGATGTGATGGAAACAGTTGTGCATGTAAATACTACTAATTGTGAGTTATAGTCtagcttcttctttctttaaatgcTGCAGCCGCAATGAACTCTGCAGTAGAACCTTTAAAAATCCCTAGCAAATATCACAAACAGGCACAGACAATCAACATTTCTTTTCCATAGACTTTGCAGGCCTAAGAACAGGCGGAAAGTGACAATTTCTTTCGGTTTTTCAAAATgaggcttctctctctcactttcttttgCATGATCTGCTACAGCAATTATGGACATCACAGAACCCTTGAAAAATATGGAGATAATTTAGGAGTTAATTTagagcagatttataccacacACGTTATCAGTTGTGGTTCCCCCCAAAGAATCCTTGGAACTGCATTTTGGTGACACCCAGAGACATCCTagacagtgttccctttaagctgagttagtgtgagctagttttgaatcctctgactcacacatttttctctcagctcaggaaaaatggccccagagcacactaatctgtgcagtagctcacaactttaatgtcagtagcttacaaaatagcatttttgctcacaagactccacaccttagagggagTGTTAATTAGACCAAGGGACCTCAGCCAGTCTGTGGGCACATCTGGCATTTGGACAAAGAGCAAAGggcaccatcacaaaatggctgacatgaGAGGCAGGAGCAAGTGCAAGGCAGTTGCTGTGAGGGCAGGGTTGCTACCCAGCAGCCTTTAGGGAGGGGTCAGAGCATTTCAGGATGGAGACTAGGCAAACAACATATGGTGCTTTGACGTCAGAGCATGACACAACCTCATCCGCCCCAATTTTGTTCTGCCGCCCtacttaaggggggggggcagagcagcGGAGATGGGAAGTtgtctgcagcagctgcaagcgactTGGTAATTGACATGGGGGCAATGACAAAAGGTTGGGAGGTCCTCAAGTCATGCATCTTTCTGTGACACCTTGCGCAGTTTTCTGAAGCAATTCTTGCTCCAGCCAGGTGGAgaaaagccaggattggctgTTTGCTTTGGGTAAAAGATGCTTTTGGGAAAGGAGGGAGTGGGCACTTGGAAGCACACTGTCGAGTGCCATGgctcccatgggcaccatgttggcgATCACTCTCCTAGCTGCACCCCCCTGACAGAACTATTCTTCCCAGAGTTCTCTGAAGAAGGGGAATGACTATGTAGCCTGTTGAAGCCTGCCGTGTAGATCTGCCCTTTATCAAATTTGTAAATGGGGGCAATTCACCAGGAATTTCTTTAACACAGACTGGTATAGGAGGAtctcctagaacaggggtgtccaacagtagctctccagatgttttttgcctacaactcccatcagccccatgctggctgtgatgggagttgtaggcaaaaacatctggagagctaccgttggccacccctgtcctagaagaCTGTGCCcagcagttctctctctcttttagtaGAGGTCTTCAAAAGGCTTGGAGTAGTTAAACATCAGATAATCCATATAATAGAAATCATAGCTGCGTTGCCTTTGAGCAGGGGAAAGCTGTGTGAAATATTGCTGCATAATTTGAGTAGTTGTCCGCTCTTCATCAGAATGTCTGTCTTTAAACCTAGGGAAAGTCAAATTCTGTGGAGCATTAATTAAATGCAGGAAGAAATTGGCGTCTTCTTCCATGGTTTCAAATTTGCCTATAAAATCATAGTCTATCAAACATGGGCTGCAAAGTCTGTTGACGTGATCCCAGTGGATGTCCATCCCCACAGGCCGGTGCACGTCTAGAAGGTACTGAATAAACTCTTTAAATTTCACCCCAGAACCTGTCCTCAATGCTTCTTTGGTGGCATTGACTCGATATCTTGAAATAATGGGTCTGCCAAAAACGGGGTGGTAATAGTTGTTGGGGTGCTCAAACTTGTCTCGAAATGCGGAAACCAGCTTTTCAAAAGGCTCACGGACAAAGAGCATCTTCGTATAAGTGTTGAGCCTGTAGTTGATCCCTTTGCGGTCAAACCCATCCAGCCTTTTTAAGTAATTCCCATAATGCACTGTGTTGTGTTGAATAACTCTGGTGGAGGAGGCCAGCCCATTAAGAACCATGAGTACCCTTTTCCAGTTGGAGCAACCAGCTTTGGGGACTTCGCAATAGAGAATTCGGTATTTATCTTCGACGAATATCCTGGAAACGTGATACGGTGTGATTATGCGTTTGCTGTTGCTCTTGTATTTGGCGCATGTCTCTCTCATGATCCGCTTTCTCTCCCTTTGGGTCTCATAGAGGCTTTTCCATTTGACGTCACTTTTGTCCTCCAATTTTAGAATGGACAGGTTGGGAAAAGAGCCATTGATGGCAATCAGGATGGGGCTCTTCTTGATGACAAATCTcctcttccgcttatgagtccTGGCAGGATTGGCTCCCGCACCTTTTTTCTGATGGTCTTTAATGACAAACAGTATGTTTGGCTTGGTATCTGTGCTTTGATGCTCGGTCTGCCCATTTGGAATTGGGTATAACGAAGCTCTCTGGTTAACAATTGGGAATTCAGCCACTGCATTCCCCTGTATTTTCCCATCCTGATTGTTGCTGGGTACACAGTCCTAATGGGGGGAAAAAGGCCCAAGAAATTACTAAATGAGAGAGCATTCATCACTGTGGACAGCTTGTTCAGTTTAATGGGGCAAGCTATTTGTACGGTTTTAGTTTCGCTTAACGATGGAAAGAAAATGCATTGTCTTACagggggcttcggtggcactgTAATGATTTTCCCACTCTTTCCTGCGTTTGAATTTATTGTTCTTCACACAAGCATCAATTCTAGAGATAAGCCAGAAAGACCCACCGAGGAAGCCAGTCTAATTGTTTGGACATATTTTATGAGATATAGTTAGAAAATTCATCTTGGGGTGCATGGGGGTACATCCTCACATATATGTTTCTCAAGGTATGGTTGAACATCGATACCATGTGGAAATGAACAGTAATACCAAATAGTACACTTTATTTG
It encodes the following:
- the CHST8 gene encoding carbohydrate sulfotransferase 8 is translated as MMKLTCMFSFILLFGAAGLVVFIHLQDPEEIVHQQTPGLRYNMESQQPKKDCVPSNNQDGKIQGNAVAEFPIVNQRASLYPIPNGQTEHQSTDTKPNILFVIKDHQKKGAGANPARTHKRKRRFVIKKSPILIAINGSFPNLSILKLEDKSDVKWKSLYETQRERKRIMRETCAKYKSNSKRIITPYHVSRIFVEDKYRILYCEVPKAGCSNWKRVLMVLNGLASSTRVIQHNTVHYGNYLKRLDGFDRKGINYRLNTYTKMLFVREPFEKLVSAFRDKFEHPNNYYHPVFGRPIISRYRVNATKEALRTGSGVKFKEFIQYLLDVHRPVGMDIHWDHVNRLCSPCLIDYDFIGKFETMEEDANFFLHLINAPQNLTFPRFKDRHSDEERTTTQIMQQYFTQLSPAQRQRSYDFYYMDYLMFNYSKPFEDLY